In Calonectris borealis chromosome Z, bCalBor7.hap1.2, whole genome shotgun sequence, a single genomic region encodes these proteins:
- the LOC142075743 gene encoding UPF0729 protein C18orf32 homolog has product MVCIPCIVIPVLLWVYKKFLEPYIYPVIAPFIKRVWPKKAVEETTATKRGRGGSAGNPRAPSATKRDQEDESGIYKFESNGVANGIAAKRSTEVSDKKTD; this is encoded by the exons ATGGTGTGCATTCCTTGTATTGTCATTCCTGTTCTCCTCTGGGTCTACAAGAAATTCCTTGAACCGTATATCTATCCCGTTATCGCACCTTTCATTAAGCGCGTATGGCCCAAGAAGGCTGTGGAAGAAACGACAGCCACAAAACGAGGTCGAGGAGGCAGCGCTGGAAATCCACGGGCACCTTCAGCCACGAAAAGAGATCAGGAGGATGAGTCTGGAATTTATAAA TTTGAAAGCAATGGTGTTGCAAATGGAATTGCTGCAAAGAGATCCACAGAAGTTTCTGACAAGAAAACGGATTAA